One Palaeococcus ferrophilus DSM 13482 genomic window, CTCGTTTCTCAGTTCTCACTGCAGTAATAGAGGTTAGAAAAGAGTTTTTACTCCACAACGTCCTTCTTTAGAATCTCTCCCCTTCCCAGAACGCTTATACCAGTTTTCCTCTCAAGAACCTCAACCATAACGGTCCAGTCCGGGTCTGTGAGGTCTACTCTGGCGTTCGTGGCATCTTTCACGGCCCCACCCACCTTCCTCTCCAGCTCCTTCGCGGAGGCGAACTTTTTGTCCCTCACCCTGCACCGGGCGGCGAAGCTATCCTCCGGTTTTATTCTCTCCTTCGCAAGTTCAACGGCCCTTTTTATTATTTCATCCTCGTTACTCTCCACCAGAACCTCCAGAGGCACGACCTTG contains:
- a CDS encoding THUMP domain-containing protein gives rise to the protein MVILLVSCPTGREGDASLELEWALGDATVKRTKWRGVLLAYTSHDKGEAIRRIREFETQAIFKVVPLEVLVESNEDEIIKRAVELAKERIKPEDSFAARCRVRDKKFASAKELERKVGGAVKDATNARVDLTDPDWTVMVEVLERKTGISVLGRGEILKKDVVE